In Thermodesulfobacteriota bacterium, the following are encoded in one genomic region:
- the rapZ gene encoding RNase adapter RapZ, with protein MSRVRLVVVTGLSGSGKSSALKALEDLGFFCVDNLPVELLPKFLELSVLAGGDLRRVALGMDLRERHFLDRYRAAFQEVERLGLRTEILYLEASDDVLVRRFSETRRRHPLAEDLSVPHGIREERRLFEELKGWADRVIDTSEMSVHDLKKAVWQYFRQGPEEQTLQVNLLSFGYRYGIPHEADILLDVRFLPNPYFVASLQRRVGTEEPVQDYVLAAPEAQEFLRRFLDLLVFLLPQYEKEGKTSVTAAIGCTGGRHRSVSLIEELGRRLETEGREIRILHRDIEK; from the coding sequence GTGAGCCGGGTCCGGCTGGTGGTGGTGACGGGACTCTCGGGCTCCGGCAAGAGCTCGGCCCTCAAGGCGCTGGAGGACCTGGGCTTCTTCTGTGTGGACAACCTTCCTGTGGAGCTCCTGCCCAAGTTCCTGGAGCTGAGCGTGCTGGCGGGGGGTGACCTGCGGCGCGTGGCCCTGGGCATGGATCTGAGGGAACGTCACTTCCTCGACCGGTACCGGGCGGCGTTCCAGGAAGTGGAACGATTGGGGTTGCGCACCGAGATCCTGTACCTCGAGGCCTCCGACGACGTGCTGGTGAGGCGCTTCAGCGAGACCCGCCGCCGGCATCCCCTGGCCGAGGATCTCTCCGTGCCCCACGGGATCCGTGAGGAGCGACGGCTCTTCGAAGAGCTCAAGGGGTGGGCCGACCGGGTGATCGATACCTCGGAGATGAGCGTCCACGACCTCAAGAAGGCCGTCTGGCAGTATTTTCGCCAGGGACCCGAGGAGCAGACGCTCCAGGTGAACCTGCTGAGTTTCGGGTACCGGTACGGCATTCCCCACGAAGCCGACATCCTCCTGGACGTGCGGTTCCTTCCCAATCCCTACTTCGTTGCGTCCCTCCAGCGCCGGGTGGGCACCGAGGAGCCGGTCCAGGACTACGTGCTCGCCGCCCCGGAGGCCCAGGAGTTCCTGCGCCGGTTCCTGGACCTCCTGGTCTTTCTCCTGCCCCAGTACGAGAAGGAAGGCAAGACCTCGGTGACCGCTGCCATCGGGTGCACCGGTGGACGGCATCGCTCGGTGAGCCTGATCGAAGAGCTCGGCCGGCGCCTGGAGACCGAGGGCCGGGAAATTCGGATCCTCCACCGGGATATCGAGAAGTGA
- the hprK gene encoding HPr(Ser) kinase/phosphatase has product MPEIAVEDLLHDTGNRLGLELLAGEQGLSNKIRVPRIQKPGLALAGFTEQVRQYRVQILGSTEMSYLDTLPTERCDAVVRGVFGLGVACFVVTKNLPVAPLFLEEAHRTRTPLLRTALRSSVFIERVSRFLEEHLAALTRLHGVLVDVMEVGILLVGRSGIGKSECAMDLVLRGHRLVADDVVQVRLIPPFRLVGRGEGVIRYHMEIRGLGILNIQDLFGITAIRDEKEVELVIELVPWKDAEVHDRLGFDERAYAILGVDVPYLRVPVAPGRNISSVVEVAARNHMLKAMGHHSAIRLQERLRAALSSEGGEEE; this is encoded by the coding sequence ATGCCGGAGATTGCGGTAGAAGACCTGCTCCACGACACGGGGAACCGGCTTGGCCTGGAGCTCCTGGCAGGGGAGCAGGGGCTCTCCAACAAGATTCGCGTTCCACGGATCCAGAAGCCGGGTCTGGCCCTGGCCGGTTTTACCGAGCAGGTGCGCCAGTACCGCGTCCAGATTCTGGGCTCGACCGAGATGTCCTACCTCGACACCCTGCCGACCGAGCGATGCGACGCGGTCGTGCGCGGCGTGTTCGGCCTGGGGGTGGCGTGTTTCGTGGTGACCAAGAACCTCCCGGTCGCTCCCCTGTTCCTGGAGGAGGCCCACCGGACGCGCACCCCGCTGCTGCGCACCGCGCTTCGCAGCTCCGTCTTCATCGAGCGGGTTTCCCGGTTCCTGGAGGAGCACCTCGCTGCCCTCACCCGCCTCCATGGCGTGCTGGTCGACGTGATGGAGGTGGGGATCCTACTGGTGGGACGCAGCGGCATCGGCAAGAGTGAGTGCGCCATGGACCTGGTGCTTCGGGGGCATCGTCTCGTGGCCGACGACGTGGTGCAGGTGCGGCTGATCCCCCCGTTTCGCCTGGTGGGCCGGGGCGAAGGGGTCATTCGATACCACATGGAGATTCGCGGCCTCGGGATCCTCAACATCCAGGACCTGTTCGGGATTACGGCCATCCGGGACGAAAAGGAGGTGGAGCTGGTCATCGAGCTCGTCCCCTGGAAGGACGCGGAGGTCCACGACCGCCTGGGTTTCGACGAGCGAGCGTACGCGATCCTCGGGGTGGACGTGCCGTACCTGCGGGTGCCGGTGGCCCCGGGACGCAACATCTCTTCGGTCGTCGAGGTGGCGGCGCGCAACCACATGCTCAAGGCCATGGGGCACCACTCGGCGATTCGGTTGCAGGAGCGGCTGCGCGCGGCACTTTCGAGCGAGGGGGGGGAGGAGGAGTGA
- a CDS encoding PTS sugar transporter subunit IIA, with translation MKLLDFLQKGRIVPRLVARDKQGVLAELAEVLVSTGVVRSARDAVQVLLDREKLGSTGIGEGIAIPHGKLKELQSVVAVFGRSPEGVEFDSMDGAPVQLFFLLVAPENSASTHLKALARISRLLKDRGFREELLQAQTQEALFEVISREDAKY, from the coding sequence ATGAAGCTGCTGGATTTTCTCCAGAAGGGCAGGATCGTTCCCCGTCTGGTCGCGCGAGACAAGCAGGGAGTGCTCGCGGAGCTGGCCGAGGTCCTGGTCTCCACGGGGGTGGTCCGCAGCGCCCGGGATGCCGTCCAGGTGCTGCTGGACCGCGAGAAGCTCGGAAGCACCGGTATCGGCGAGGGGATCGCGATCCCCCACGGCAAGCTCAAGGAGCTCCAGTCCGTGGTGGCGGTCTTCGGCCGAAGTCCCGAAGGGGTGGAGTTCGACAGCATGGACGGAGCCCCGGTGCAGCTCTTCTTCCTCCTCGTCGCCCCGGAGAACTCGGCCAGCACCCACCTCAAGGCGCTCGCCCGCATTTCCCGCCTCCTCAAGGACCGCGGGTTCCGGGAGGAGCTGCTCCAGGCGCAGACCCAGGAAGCCCTCTTCGAGGTCATCTCCCGCGAGGACGCGAAGTACTGA
- the raiA gene encoding ribosome-associated translation inhibitor RaiA, with protein sequence MNLNITFRHVEPSDVLKAYAIEKVERLTKFFDGMVEGHVVLGQEKIRHTAEVSLRANGMRVIAKEETSDFYAAIDNVVGKLERQLKRYKEKLKRHQPLSSRERRSVREQVFAYESFEEETPRVIQTEHYTTHPMNVDEAVMEMDLAGRPFLVFTDLDSKVKVVYRREDGNYGLIEPQ encoded by the coding sequence ATGAATCTCAACATTACGTTCCGACACGTAGAACCCAGCGATGTTCTGAAGGCCTACGCCATCGAGAAGGTGGAGCGGCTCACCAAGTTCTTCGACGGGATGGTGGAGGGGCACGTCGTGCTGGGGCAGGAGAAGATCCGCCACACGGCGGAGGTGAGCCTGCGCGCCAACGGCATGCGGGTCATCGCCAAGGAGGAGACCAGCGACTTCTACGCGGCCATCGACAACGTGGTGGGCAAGCTCGAGCGCCAGCTCAAGCGCTACAAGGAGAAGCTCAAGCGGCACCAGCCCCTGAGCAGCCGCGAGCGGCGCAGCGTGCGCGAGCAGGTGTTCGCCTATGAGAGCTTCGAGGAGGAGACGCCTCGGGTCATCCAGACCGAGCACTACACGACCCACCCCATGAACGTGGACGAAGCCGTGATGGAGATGGACCTTGCGGGTCGGCCCTTCCTCGTCTTCACCGACCTGGACAGCAAGGTCAAGGTGGTGTACCGGCGCGAAGATGGCAACTACGGGCTGATCGAGCCCCAGTGA
- a CDS encoding DVU0524 family FlgM-associated protein produces MSISEFTLHNVLRTYTRQERLGQAHRALHRGGAPPPPSGDQIQLSPAGRKIHWAGQLAAEVVDRRHPGLAPEDRAERVRHTADALVARHREEIGDDALSTEAFAQLLRPLYLR; encoded by the coding sequence ATGAGCATCTCGGAGTTCACCCTCCACAACGTGCTGCGCACCTATACGCGGCAGGAGCGCCTCGGGCAGGCCCACCGGGCGCTCCACCGGGGCGGCGCTCCGCCCCCCCCTTCCGGGGACCAGATCCAGCTGAGCCCCGCTGGGCGCAAGATCCACTGGGCGGGCCAGCTCGCGGCCGAGGTGGTGGATCGGCGCCATCCGGGCCTCGCCCCCGAGGACCGCGCCGAGCGCGTCCGCCATACGGCAGACGCGCTCGTGGCCCGCCATCGGGAAGAGATCGGAGACGACGCCCTCAGCACCGAAGCCTTCGCGCAGCTTCTGCGCCCCCTGTACCTGCGATAG
- a CDS encoding FliA/WhiG family RNA polymerase sigma factor: MTSGEPQRTRDELIEEYAPLVKYIAERLSARLPSSIEVEDLINTGVLGLIDAIDKFVTERGVKFKTYAEFRIRGAMLDYLRRQDWAPRSMRRKEKELSTVFRRLEQKLKRQATHEEAAAEMGVPMEEFNSLLYKARGLSLLSLNRPRSDDGDEEVKELGDYIPDEPENSPYELLKKQEVRDVIALQIDGLPEKERMVVSLYYFNELTMKEVGHILGVTESRVSQLHSSAILRLRGFLDGLF; encoded by the coding sequence ATTACCAGCGGCGAGCCCCAGCGCACGAGGGACGAGCTCATCGAGGAGTACGCGCCCCTCGTCAAGTACATTGCCGAACGCCTCTCCGCCCGCCTCCCTTCTTCCATCGAGGTGGAGGACCTCATCAATACAGGGGTCCTCGGCCTCATCGACGCCATCGACAAGTTCGTCACCGAACGCGGGGTCAAGTTCAAGACCTACGCCGAGTTCCGCATCCGGGGCGCGATGCTCGACTACCTGCGCCGCCAGGACTGGGCGCCCCGGTCGATGCGCCGAAAGGAGAAGGAGCTCTCCACCGTCTTCCGGCGCCTGGAGCAAAAGCTCAAACGACAGGCAACCCACGAGGAGGCCGCCGCGGAGATGGGGGTTCCGATGGAGGAGTTCAACAGCCTCCTCTACAAGGCTCGGGGGTTGTCGCTCCTCTCCCTGAACCGCCCGCGATCCGACGATGGGGACGAGGAGGTCAAGGAACTGGGGGACTACATCCCCGACGAGCCCGAGAACAGCCCTTACGAGCTGCTCAAGAAACAGGAAGTGCGGGACGTGATCGCCCTGCAGATCGACGGCCTCCCCGAAAAGGAACGGATGGTGGTCTCCCTCTACTACTTCAACGAGCTGACCATGAAGGAGGTCGGCCACATCCTGGGCGTGACCGAGTCGCGAGTGAGCCAACTCCACTCCTCGGCGATCCTGCGGCTTCGGGGGTTCCTGGACGGGCTCTTCTGA
- the fliM gene encoding flagellar motor switch protein FliM: MSELLSQDEVNALLQSVPLLEESPSPSAAAPATPVSLAAMAQPGYRKRASRYDFKRPNRISKNVLQSLHFLHERYARNLALNLSAYLRTIADIVLLSVDQLSYAEFLMSLPETTCINVVKLAPQGGTLAYEVNPTLVFAIIEKLMGGSSETPTVNREITLIEQQLVEGFIQMSLRDLQEAWQTIGDARFYLERQETSPQLVQIVAPNEIVVVIVYEVKIGQSSGMMNFCIPAIYLEPFAVELKQENRTDITTRMTSDDHRRIEEVLARAPATLSADLADKRMAIRDLLALRVGDLLPLDRETGSPVKVKVAGIPKFLASFGSRKNRRAVRILSALQDASGNTPDQEDDAGGFEAAVAARG, translated from the coding sequence ATGTCCGAGCTGCTGAGCCAGGACGAAGTCAACGCGCTGCTCCAGAGCGTGCCCCTCCTGGAGGAGTCGCCCAGCCCCTCCGCGGCAGCGCCCGCAACACCCGTGTCGCTGGCCGCCATGGCCCAACCCGGCTACCGCAAGCGCGCCAGCCGCTACGACTTCAAGCGTCCCAATCGGATCTCGAAGAACGTCCTCCAGAGCCTTCACTTCCTCCACGAGCGCTACGCCCGCAACCTGGCCCTGAACCTCTCGGCGTACCTGCGCACCATTGCCGACATCGTGCTCTTGAGCGTGGATCAGCTCTCCTACGCCGAGTTCCTGATGAGCCTGCCCGAGACCACCTGCATCAACGTGGTGAAGCTCGCCCCCCAGGGGGGGACGCTGGCCTACGAGGTCAACCCGACGCTGGTCTTCGCCATCATCGAGAAGCTCATGGGGGGATCTTCGGAAACACCCACGGTGAACCGGGAAATCACCCTCATCGAGCAGCAGCTCGTGGAAGGGTTCATCCAGATGTCGCTGCGCGACCTCCAGGAGGCCTGGCAGACCATCGGCGACGCCCGCTTCTACCTGGAGCGGCAGGAGACGAGCCCCCAGCTCGTGCAGATCGTAGCGCCCAACGAGATCGTGGTCGTGATCGTGTACGAGGTGAAGATCGGGCAGAGCTCCGGGATGATGAACTTCTGCATTCCGGCCATCTACCTGGAACCCTTTGCCGTCGAGCTCAAGCAGGAGAACCGCACGGACATCACGACGCGGATGACCTCCGACGACCATCGGCGCATCGAGGAGGTACTGGCCAGGGCTCCCGCCACCTTGAGTGCCGATCTGGCCGACAAGCGCATGGCCATTCGGGACCTGCTGGCGCTGCGGGTGGGCGATCTCCTGCCCCTGGATCGGGAAACCGGCAGTCCCGTCAAGGTGAAGGTGGCGGGCATCCCCAAGTTCCTGGCCTCCTTCGGGAGCCGGAAGAATCGGCGGGCCGTGCGCATTCTTTCCGCCCTCCAGGACGCTTCGGGGAACACCCCGGACCAGGAGGACGACGCCGGGGGATTCGAGGCTGCCGTAGCCGCCCGGGGCTAG
- a CDS encoding FliM/FliN family flagellar motor switch protein — MADILSQDEIDRLLVAAGTEPAPEEAELSTAQVQAVERLARVFFAGANSALAALLARPASVSEGLGQAVTVADLDTTRHVLFVFPFRSGLSGEVVFLLRHREASQLADLILGGEGTAKDALDEADLDALKEAMTQVAGSGAPNLSAALGREVAFAPPEVREASRGQLPSVLGWPQAFLSAGTAAVPGVLDTPFRFLVSPNVAREMAHLARAGAGPSPGREEPPPQPASSEPAQPRSGPAPAPAAHQDLHNIDLILDIEVEVMVRLGESVVPLKEIQRLRPGSIINLDKETDAPVELVVNDRVIAKGELVVVGSDHFALRITEVETPTERIRTLGP; from the coding sequence ATGGCCGACATCCTGTCCCAGGACGAGATCGACCGGCTCCTCGTCGCCGCCGGCACGGAGCCGGCGCCGGAGGAGGCAGAGCTCAGCACCGCTCAGGTGCAGGCCGTGGAGCGCCTGGCGCGGGTGTTCTTCGCCGGCGCCAACTCGGCCCTGGCCGCCCTGCTGGCTCGGCCCGCTTCCGTTTCGGAAGGGCTCGGGCAGGCGGTCACCGTGGCCGATCTCGACACCACCCGTCACGTGCTCTTCGTCTTCCCCTTCCGCTCGGGGCTCTCGGGAGAGGTGGTCTTCCTGCTTCGCCACCGGGAGGCCTCCCAGTTGGCCGACCTGATCCTGGGAGGGGAGGGAACCGCCAAGGACGCCCTGGACGAGGCGGACCTGGACGCCCTGAAGGAGGCCATGACCCAGGTGGCCGGAAGCGGAGCGCCGAACCTGTCCGCGGCGCTCGGCCGCGAGGTCGCCTTTGCTCCGCCGGAGGTGCGGGAAGCCAGCCGGGGGCAGCTGCCGTCCGTGTTGGGCTGGCCTCAGGCGTTTCTCAGCGCAGGAACCGCCGCGGTTCCCGGCGTGCTCGACACCCCCTTCCGGTTCCTGGTCTCCCCGAACGTGGCACGGGAGATGGCCCACCTGGCCCGGGCCGGCGCCGGCCCGTCTCCCGGCCGGGAAGAGCCCCCTCCCCAGCCCGCCAGCTCCGAGCCAGCACAGCCTCGGTCCGGTCCGGCGCCGGCGCCGGCGGCCCACCAAGACCTGCACAACATCGATCTCATCCTGGACATCGAAGTGGAGGTCATGGTGCGCCTGGGCGAGTCGGTGGTGCCCTTGAAGGAGATTCAGAGGCTGCGGCCCGGGTCGATCATCAATCTCGACAAGGAGACCGACGCCCCCGTGGAGCTCGTGGTCAACGATCGGGTCATCGCCAAGGGGGAGCTGGTGGTGGTGGGGTCCGATCACTTCGCCCTTCGCATCACCGAAGTCGAGACGCCCACCGAGCGCATTCGCACCCTGGGCCCCTGA
- a CDS encoding PilZ domain-containing protein, translated as MIRDWTRDFLQRSGVLFQGPAPWGEAACIDAQGSRLLLAPLPGSDAPPLEPGRPAAFQVATAQGFLRVPGTLSGPRVIAINGVPQEVWPFDANPGDMVRINRRAHFRVSVNLKGELRLFSEADARALGAGAALEGTAAAPTHLERLANELSRDRRPCRVWDLGLGGVQLVTTPPQAAPPTAALLDLALGPGETLRNLPGQVVESRPEPDGGEFPLRVRLRFDPLGGAVEARLSRYVTQVQRELLQKGIRG; from the coding sequence ATGATCCGCGACTGGACCCGGGACTTCCTCCAGCGCAGCGGGGTCCTCTTCCAGGGCCCCGCGCCCTGGGGCGAGGCGGCGTGCATCGACGCGCAGGGCTCTCGCCTTCTTCTCGCCCCGCTCCCCGGGTCCGACGCTCCTCCCCTGGAGCCGGGCCGCCCCGCCGCGTTCCAGGTCGCAACGGCCCAGGGCTTCCTGCGCGTTCCCGGTACCCTCTCCGGCCCGCGGGTGATTGCGATCAACGGTGTGCCCCAGGAGGTCTGGCCGTTCGACGCGAACCCGGGGGACATGGTGCGGATCAACCGCCGGGCGCACTTCCGGGTTTCCGTGAATCTCAAGGGAGAGCTCCGTCTCTTCTCGGAAGCGGACGCACGCGCGCTGGGCGCCGGGGCCGCGCTCGAGGGCACGGCCGCCGCTCCAACCCACCTGGAGAGGCTTGCCAACGAGCTTTCCCGGGACAGGCGGCCGTGTCGGGTATGGGACCTGGGCCTCGGCGGCGTCCAACTCGTCACCACGCCGCCCCAGGCAGCCCCCCCCACGGCCGCGCTCCTCGACCTCGCCCTGGGCCCCGGGGAGACCCTGCGCAACCTTCCCGGTCAGGTGGTGGAGAGTCGCCCGGAGCCCGACGGGGGAGAGTTTCCCCTCCGTGTGCGGCTGCGCTTCGATCCCCTGGGGGGCGCGGTGGAAGCGCGCCTGTCCAGGTATGTCACCCAGGTGCAGAGGGAGCTGCTCCAGAAGGGGATTCGGGGATAG